The window GTTGTAATTTGATCTACAACCGCGCAAGGAAGAGCTGAGTTTAATACCGGGTGACGTCACCGACTGATTTGCATTGTGAtcatttgtgacgtcaacccggcaTCAGTCGAACCCGTTCCCCTTCATTCTTTGGTCATGGATCAAACTATGAGCACTTTTCCcgtttttgaaagaaagcgAGTAAAAAAGTGAATGTTCAATAAAGTGGTTCTAAAAGCAACAAAATATATTTGGGACGTTTTCGGAGGATAAAGAAAGTGGAAAAATTTATTGAACTGATAGGGACCTAAGCTTATTGCGTAATCCATAGAACTCTTTAACCATCTCAATATTTGTTACGGTTATGATGATAACCCCTTTCAGTACCGCTACCATCAAAAGTATCGCCATATTTCAATGAATGTATAGTTTTATTACGATAAACTTAATTTTTCACGATGAGATCCGCAAGGCGCCGAATTCAAAGTCATTGAACATGAAACAATTTTACCTATGCTTTTGGCGAAGTAACAAGATTATGGTTGACTTTTTGATAATGTGATAATGCAGCTGAATTAactttaaatatattttataaaaatcttcaaatttcaAACACTTCACCACATACAAAATAGACATTTTGACTTTATGACTATGATATTTATATTATTCACTTAAAATCCACTCAGAGAAAGTTCTAAGCCTCACTTTCTGGGACGCCCGTTAAATTAACGGTTTCCTGAATTTGGATCTTTTTATGTTGACCCCTTTACTCTAAAAAGCCGTTTTTATCCAACTACTGGCACGAGAGATTAGAAACTGAAAAGGGTTATTTTTCCGCCAAGTAGCTTCGTTTCGTTCTTCTCAGTGGTATTCAAATACTGATTTCAAAGTAAATTGTACAGCTGCTGACCTACTTTTatgaaataattttatatttgtaAACCCCTTCTGAACTTTAATTGAATGAATATGTAATGAAGGTTAAATTTCGTCAATAACGAGATACTATCAAAATCACTAGAGAGGTAAAATCTGCGGGCTCCAAAAATTACTTATCACGTGATCCGCAAAAGAAGTCGTCACATGACATAAAAAAGTTGTCACGTGGTTCGTCTAAAGCGCGTTGGCGGTCATGGCATTCAACAAGAAACACCTTTTTTTGGATTACGTGACATTATTTTTCGGATCACATGACAATTTTGACGTGTTTAGAATCGACCGGCGTCGGATTCAAATTTCCAACGAAAGTTTTACCACTCTACAGCCACTCTATTGGTTTTGATAGTAttctaataagccaatcacaggCCGAGTTTAACATAGCAACAAAGCAATCTCGCGATACCGCGATCATTTGAATTCATTTCTTTCTGTTCTTGTCTTGCAGAGCCATGGCGTCCTCTTCGAGAAAGACGATTTACACCACGGAAGATGTTTTGCAGGAGAGTTCTGGCGATGTTGGTGTCGACGTAGACACATTGGGGATGACCGAAGATGAGGAGTATGATTTGGATCGCCAATTAGGCTTTTATAGCGACGACTCAAGGTGAGCGATGGCTTAATTGTGCAGTGAAATTTTGAAGCGTCGCTTCGAATTCGAGAGAGCACGCGGTCGGCCATGAAATGCGATGAAATTTCGTCTCCTTTCGCTTCAAGCGTACAAACCCATGTTTTCTCTCTAGACATAAAAGTCTTATATTTTTCGTCAAATCAcgggcagcccaagctcggtgtacgatttatagactttgtctaggaaaattaactttgagcttacaaatgctaaaataagctgtaaatgtagaaataaacttcacttacctttACGTACAGCTGTCTTCGTcgtttctgtgcaatcggagggcaaactgtgtctgttttagacgggtttgtggcttacaaatttttacgatgtcgttagttgtcatttcccctcctaaagagaagaaaggctggtgactcgcggcgatctTGTCCCACAAATTTCCCTCGCATCACAAAACAACGGACCGAATCGCCATTTAAAAAAAGAGCACAGCCTTTAAGGCCTGATAAATTCAAAATCGATCGTGTGTGATCGTTATTGAAAtctgatatttttgttttttgctaaaACTTCAACCGACGGATTCTTTTTTGATTTATCTCTGTTAGATTTGTTATAAAATTCGTATGATACGGTAATTTTGTTATAACTTATTTCAACCCACGGATTCTTTTGTGACttatttctgtttcaaattCGTAACATGTAACTCTCTTCCTTTCAGTGACGACGACATCATTGGCGACCAATCAACTCCCAGGATAAGTGTTGTAGTAACTAATGTACAATCTGATCCAGTTGCCACCTCTACTACAACTTCAGCAACATCTGCTGGGCATTTGGTGGCCTCTGTCAGTCAGATGATGTCTCCTTCAGTGGCCACCTCTGTACAGAGCTCTGTTGCTGGGCCCTCTTCTATATCTGCGGGGCCATTTTATTCCACCCGTGCAGCAACTAGTGCTGCACATCGCACCGTACCTAGCGCAGCATTGCCTGCAGTCCCCCAGATAGGAAAAGGGAAAGGAAGAGGTAGCAAGCGGGGAAAAGGCCCTGCAGTTCGTGCTCCTGTGGCCCCAGCAGCTGCAAGTGCTGCAGTGCCTTTCCTCTCCTATGATGACCCAGATTTAGGTAATCCCCCTCAATATCCCCATCCCAAGTTCACCCCTGCTCGTATACCAGGCTTTCATCTTGAGGGTCCACTCCTCAGGAATAGCATGGTGAAACCTGTAGAATTTTTCCAGCTGTTCTTTACTAGAGAAATAGTTGAAAGTATTGTTATGCATACCAACACCTATGCTTACATCGGTATTGCTACTGGGGAATACAAAAGTTACACTCGTTCGGATGGAAGCTGGCTGGAAACAACATCTGATGAGATCCGAAGGCTCATAGCTCTATTGATTTATTTTGGGCTAGTAAAAGTAGTTGGGGATGTTAGTAAATATTGGAGCACGGCTTCTTTGTACCACGGACTCTGGGCTCGAGCAATTATGCCCAGGGTGCGGTTCCAAGCTCTTATGAGTTTCCTGCACATCGTGGACCCCCTGAACGAGCCTGCTGGGAACAAGTTACGAAAGGTAGAGGCGcttgttcagtattttaaaacAAGATGCCAGCTGTTGCACCAGCCGAGGCAACATGTCGCCATTGACGAGCGCATGGTGAAGTCCCGACACAGGTCGGGCATCCGTCAATATATCAAAGATAAGCCCACTAAGTGGGGCATAAAGTTATGGGTATTGGCCGATAGCTCCAATGCCTATGTTCAAGATTTCAATATCTACATAGGTAAGCAGGCGGGGCGGGAAATTAGTGAGCATGGCCTTGGTTATGATGTTGTTATGACCCTCATGCATAACTATCTCGACCAGGGGTATCATTTATTTATAGATAATTTCTATACATCTGTGACCCTTGCCAAACACTTGTTTGACCGTGGAACCCTTGTTACTGGTACTATTATAGATAGCAGAAGGGACTTCCCGGCAAGTCTGAAGAATGGCAAGGTGTGGGCCAAAGGTAAGCCTAAAGGAACTATGCGTTGGGAGAGGGATGCACCTGTGTTGGCATTGCAATGGGTTGACAACAAGGTAGTGTCAATGATTACTACCTCCGGCAATGCAAATGAGACCACACAGGTGAGCCGAAAGAGAAAGGCCGGTGGTACCTGGAGTGCCACTGTTGTTCAGCAGCCTGAGGTTTTCCACATGTACAATCAGTACATGAATGCCGTGGATCGATCAGATCAGATCCTCGCCACCCACAATGTACAGCGGAAGTGCATGACGTGGTGGAAAACCTTATTTTTCCATCTAATTGATATGGCTGTAGTGAATAGTTTCATCCTTTTCAAGGAACAACAACGTAAGTTCCCTGATAATGAAGCTCTTAGGCGATCGGCCAGCTACTCACTGGCGTCCTACAGGGAGGAGCTTGTACGTGACATCTGTAATTCCCTGCCCAAGATGTTCCCCCAGTAATGAAAACGTACAGGAATTAGGTTCTTTTGATATCGTTCACTGTCCAATTATTGTGGACGTGAGAAGACAGTGTGTGGTGTGCGTGAGGGAGGGAAGGGGTCGCTTTGGGGTGACCACTTCCTGCAGAGCACCTCAGTGTCAGGGGTTACACATGCACTTCACTAGTGAACGAAACTGTTATGAAGTGTTTCACTCCAGGcagtttcaaagaaagtttGGTAAGTAAATGAACCCCAGGGTAACTTAGAACTGTATATATTGTTGAACTTTATATAATGTTAGTACTGTTGTGttatttgacaaaaaaagaaaaaaaacacaaaaaaattacagtagcattgttattttttttgttatctttcATATTGCCTGTTGTTATCACATACTAATGCCTTTTTGTCTTGAGTGTGGGGTCTATAATCTCTTGAAAGATAATATATTATCTCTCAAGAGATGATAGGGGTGAGTGGTGGGTACCCCACCCCCTTTTTTTAAATAGGTATTTCCTCAAGGCAGATGTAGTGTAACAAGGAGTGCTAGAGGACTGTATCACTACAACCAGTGTTCCACAAGTAAGTGTGCTATGTTGTGTTGGTTGTAACTCATTCAAATTTGCTCTAAATCTCATTTAGTGCCATCATTTGAGTTCAGattttataatatatagattttatAATATATACTAATTTATGCAGTTTTGAAGGCCAGCATTCCATCAGGGTTggtgattggttgaatgtctACTTTTGGGGAACCTATTCACTTATCTTTTATGGGAGGTAATGCTTTCCACCATAACAAATTCCTGGGCAAGGCCAAAAGAAATTATACTCCCAGGATCAGATTTCACCCTCTTTTGGGTATGTTTAcaaaaagaaacataaaataTTCTATTTTCGTTCTTTTTCAGCCAAATCTTAATGTATGCAACTGTTATGCATAAATTAATGTAGTAGCAAAAGTAGGAACAACTTGTAGGCTCCAAAGTTGTTTCTGGTTGTAGCTTTATCCTTTCTCTTTCATTTGGGGTATAATTTGCCTTGCTTAAGTGTAATTACCTGGAGAGAGATAATGTAAAATATTAAGTTTGTCAGATTTTGCCCTTTTTGGGaacgtttacaaaaaaaatcgtaaaaaattCAATCTTCATTCTTTTTTCGCTAAATTTTCAGGATATCGTCCCCATATGATAGGgatcatttttcttttgatatATCACTTGTTAGCTTCATTCCATCAAGGCCCTCTGACTTACTGAAGCTGTTTATTGTACGATAATGTATGCAAGTGTTATGCAGTAGGAAAAGTAGGAACAACTTGTTGGCTCCAAAATTGTTCCTGGTTGTTACAAAAACTAAGCTTTATCCTTTCTCTTTCATTTGAGGTATAATTTGCCTTGCTTGTGTAATGACctggacagaaataattaaaaatagaaagtttgtcattttttggcttattttgtgtagaaaaagagttttaaattAAAAGGTGAATATAAGCACTGGCTCCAGAAAAGAAAAGCGGTGATTGGACAGCTGTAGAACGAGTCACAAAGcaaacttcaaacttcaaaTATCTTTTATAAAATCTTCAAATTACAAACAGGTCATGATATACAAAATACACATTTTGACCTTGACTACATGTATGATATCAATATTATTCACTTATAAAGTCCACTCAGAGAAAGTTCCATGCATCACTTTCTGGGACGCCCGTTAAATTAAAGGCAGTTATGCATGGTTTCCTGAATTTTTTTCGGGCGTGAAAAGGATCTTTTTATGTTGACCCCTTTACTCTAAAAAGTCGTTTTTACCCAACTACTTGCACGAGAAATAAGAATGTGAAAAAGGGTTATTTTTCGGCCAAAAAGCTTCGTTTCGCTCTTCTCAGTGGTATCCAAATGCTCTTTTCATGCATTTGAACTAGCAGGTGTATTTACTTAATCCAATAGCATTTGTGTTTTCATTGCGCGCACTTGTTATTAAATCTGTGGCGACCCCAAGCTGGTCCCACAAAGATTAGCTATCGGTCGTAACTTCACCACTTGCTGTCCATATGCTGTAGACACAGCTTTAAGAAAGAGCGATATTAAAATAAGTCAGCTAATACCATGTCCAAGCGGGTCATTATCTTCAGTGTTTCGAGTTCTTTCACGTTATCGTTAACTTAAACTTCTAAGGCCATGAAGGTGCTTCTCTTTATCTCTGTCAGCGTTCTTATTACTTTGGTGAGTTTTAGTCAGTTGGTTGTCTGCATCGTATTTCCAGGACTTGGCAAATTGCCAAGTGCAAACTTGCAAACTGGCAAACCGGGAATAGTGCGTTTGCTCTGTAACGTCGAAGCATTGATTGTCAAACGGGGTCTACGATATATTGACCTTATCCGAATCGAaagtttaaccatttgcagatgtgattGCAAAGGAAGAATGTTTTCCTCGATTATCTAgttctttgtgttttgtttcGACCCGGTGGGGTTGTCTTAACAAACTCTCCGCTTCACTTAATGTCTTGAGTTCATCTGTTGGTGGAGGCAACTGTGCGTTTTACGAAGCTAAGAGCAAAATTTCTACTCTAGTTCACGGTTTAACTAAAAGTAAAACTGGATTTTTCTTACAACAGTATTGATGAAACTTTAATCATTCCTTTCACTCGTATTTTTTCTCTGAAGGAGGCTTTCGGTCAAAATCTGGGAAAACTGGAAGCTTGCAATAACCCGGTGAGTTTAATGCTAGTACAATACATTAAATTGCTATCGAATATTATACTCTTTAATCTTTCTAGAACTTTTTCAAACTTGGAAATGCCCAAAGCGAAAGCCGGTTTCTCTTGTTTTCGGCATGGGCTTGAGAAAGCTTAATTACTTAAGGGATTAATCCATTTCCAATAACCTGAGGGTGGTGAcatttaacagattttactctgtttaacgccagacgattttactcgtcaatgggcgCAGTTTCAGGGATGAACGGGGTAAGGAATCCATAACTACCTTCTTTCCTCTTCACTTACTCAGTAAAGTAACGTTCTTTTTCCCGAAAGTACCTGGAAAGGAACGGCAAATTAACGCCACGAAATATAGTCACGGTTTCTACGAGTGAAAANNNNNNNNNNNNNNNNNNNNNNNNNNNNNNNNNNNNNNNNNNNNNNNNNNNNNNNNNNNNNNNNNNNNNNNNNNNNNNNNNNNNNNNNNNNNNNNNNNNNNNNNNNNNNNNNNNNNNNNNNNNNNNNNNNNNNNNNNNNNNNNNNNNNNNNNNNNNNNNNNNNNNNNNNNNNNNNNNNNNNNNNNNNNNNNNNNNNNNNNNNNNNNNNNNNNNNNNNNNNNNNNNNNNNNNNNNNNNNNNNNNNNNNNNNNNNNNNNNNNNNNNNNNNNNNNNNNNNNNNNNNNNNNNNNNNNNNNNNNNNNNNNNNNNNNNNNNNNNNNNNNNNNNNNNNNNNNNNNNNNNNNNNNNNNNNNNNNNNNNNNNNNNNNNNNNNNNNNNNNNNNNNNNNNNNNNNNNNNNNNNNNNNNNNNNNNNNNNNNNNNNNNNNNNNNNNNNNNNNNNNNNNNNNNNNNNNNNNNNNNNNNNNNNNNNNNNNNNNNNNNNNNNNNNNNNNNNNNNNNNNNNNNNNNNNNNNNNNNNNNNNNNNNNNNNNNNNNNNNNNNNNNNNNNNNNNNNNNNNNNNNNNNNNNNNNNNNNNNNNNNNNNNNNNNNNNNNNNNNNNNNNNNNNNNNNNNNNNNNNNNNNNNNNNNNNNNNNNNNNNNNNNNNNNNNNNNNNNNNNNNNNNNNNNNNNNNNNNNNNNNNNNNNNNNNNNNNNNNNNNNNNNNNNNNNNNNNNNNNNNNNNNNNNNNNNNNNNNNNNNNNNNNNNNNNNNNNNNNNNNNNNNNNNNNNNNNNNNNNNNNNNNNNNNNNNNNNNNNNNNNNNNNNNNNNNNNNNNNNNNNNNNNNNNNNNNNNNNNNNNNNNNNNNNNNNNNNNNNNNNNNNNNNNNNNNNNNNNNNNNNNNNNNNNNNNNNNNNNNNNNNNNNNNNNNNNNNNNNNNNNNNNNNNNNNNNNNNNNNNNNNNNNNNNNNNNNNNNNNNNNNNNNNNNNNNNNNNNNNNNNNNNNNNNNNNNNNNNNNNNNNNNNNNNNNNNNNNNNNNNNNNNNNNNNNNNNNNNNNNNNNNNNNNNNNNNNNNNNNNNNNNNNNNNNNNNNNNNNNNNNNNNNNNNNNNNNNNNNNNNNNNNNNNNNNNNNNNNNNNNNNNNNNNNNNNNNNNNNNNNNNNNNNNNNNNNNNNNNNNNNNNNNNNNNNNNNNNNNNNNNNNNNNNNNNNNNNNNNNNNNNNNNNNNNNNNNNNNNNNNNNNNNNNNNNNNNNNNNNNNNNNNNNNNNNNNNNNNNNNNNNNNNNNNNNNNNNNNNNNNNNNNNNNNNNNNNNNNNNNNNNNNNNNNNNNNNNNNNNNNNNNNNNNNNNNNNNNNNNNNNNNNNNNNNNNNNNNNNNNNNNNNNNNNNNNNNNNNNNNNNNNNNNNNNNNNNNNNNNNNNNNNNNNNNNNNNNNNNNNNNNNNNNNNNNNNNNNNNNNNNNNNNNNNNNNNNNNNNNNNNNNNNNNNNNNNNNNNNNNNNNNNNNNNNNNNNNNNNNNNNNNNNNNNNNNNNNNNNNNNNNNNNNNNNNNNNNNNNNNNNNNNNNNNNNNNNNNNNNNNNNNNNNNNNNNNNNNNNNNNNNNNNNNNNNNNNNNNNNNNNNNNNNNNNNNNNNNNNNNNNNNNNNNNNNNNNNNNNNNNNNNNNNNNNNNNNNNNNNNNNNNNNNNNNNNNNNNNNNNNNNNNNNNNNNNNNNNNNNNNNNNNNNNNNNNNNNNNNNNNNNNNNNNNNNNNNNNNNNNNNNNNNNNNNNNNNNNNNNNNNNNNNNNNNNNNNNNNNNNNNNNNNNNNNNNNNNNNNNNNNNNNNNNNNNNNNNNNNNNNNNNNNNNNNNNNNNNNNNNNNNNNNNNNNNNNNNNNNNNNNNNNNNNNNNNNNNNNNNNNNNNNNNNNNNNNNNNNNNNNNNNNNNNNNNNNNNNNNNNNNNNNNNNNNNNNNNNNNNNNNNNNNNNNNNNNNNNNNNNNNNNNNNNNNNNNNNNNNNNNNNNNNNNNNNNNNNNNNNNNNNNNNNNNNNNNNNNNNNNNNNNNNNNNNNNNNNNNNNNNNNNNNNNNNNNNNNNNNNNNNNNNNNNNNNNNNNNNNNNNNNNNNNNNNNNNNNNNNNNNNNNNNNNNNNNNNNNNNNNNNNNNNNNNNNNNNNNNNNNNNNNNNNNNNNNNNNNNNNNNNNNNNNNNNNNNNNNNNNNNNNNNNNNNNNNNNNNNNNNNNNNNNNNNNNNNNNNNNNNNNNNNNNNNNNNNNNNNNNNNNNNNNNNNNNNNNNNNNNNNNNNNNNNNNNNNNNNNNNNNNNNNNNNNNNNNNNNNNNNNNNNNNNNNNNNNNNNNNNNNNNNNNNNNNNNNNNNNNNNNNNNNNNNNNNNNNNNNNNNNNNNNNNNNNNNNNNNNNNNNNNNNNNNNNNNNNNNNNNNNNNNNNNNNNNNNNNNNNNNNNNNNNNNNNNNNNNNNNNNNNNNNNNNNNNNNNNNNNNNNNNNNNNNNNNNNNNNNNNNNNNNNNNNNNNNNNNNNNNNNNNNNNNNNNNNNNNNNNNNNNNNNNNNNNNNNNNNNNNNNNNNNNNNNNNNNNNNNNNNNNNNNNNNNNNNNNNNNNNNNNNNNNNNNNNNNNNNNNNNNNNNNNNNNNNNNNNNNNNNNNNNNNNNNNNNNNNNNNNNNNNNNNNNNNNNNNNNNNNNNNNNNNNNNNNNNNNNNNNNNNNNNNNNNNNNNNNNNNNNNNNNNNNNNNNNNNNNNNNNNNNNNNNNNNNNNNNNNNNNNNNNNNNNNNNNNNNNNNNNNNNNNNNNNNNNNNNNNNNNNNNNNNNNNNNNNNNNNNNNNNNNNNNNNNNNNNNNNNNNNNNNNNNNNNNNNNNNNNNNNNNNNNNNNNNNNNNNNNNNNNNNNNNNNNNNNNNNNNNNNNNNNNNNNNNNNNNNNNNNNNNNNNNNNNNNNNNNNNNNNNNNNNNNNNNNNNNNNNNNNNNNNNNNNNNNNNNNNNNNNNNNNNNNNNNNNNNNNNNNNNNNNNNNNNNNNNNNNNNNNNNNNNNNNNNNNNNNNNNNNNNNNNNNNNNNNNNNNNNNNNNNNNNNNNNNNNNNNNNNNNNNNNNNNNNNNNNNNNNNNNNNNNNNNNNNNNNNNNNNNNNNNNNNNNNNNNNNNNNNNNNNNNNNNNNNNNNNNNNNNNNNNNNNNNNNNNNNNNNNNNNNNNNNNNNNNNNNNNNNNNNNNNNNNNNNNNNNNNNNNNNNNNNNNNNNNNNNNNNNNNNNNNNNNNNNNNNNNNNNNNNNNNNNNNNNNNNNNNNNNNNNNNNNNNNNNNNNNNNNNNNNNNNNNNNNNNNNNNNNNNNNNNNNNNNNNNNNNNNNNNNNNNNNNNNNNNNNNNNNNNNNNNNNNNNNNNNNNNNNNNNNNNNNNNNNNNNNNNNNNNNNNNNNNNNNNNNNNNNNNNNNNNNNNNNNNNNNNNNNNNNNNNNNNNNNNNNNNNNNNNNNNNNNNNNNNNNNNNNNNNNNNNNNNNNNNNNNNNNNNNNNNNNNNNNNNNNNNNNNNNNNNNNNNNNNNNNNNNNNNNNNNNN of the Montipora capricornis isolate CH-2021 chromosome 7, ASM3666992v2, whole genome shotgun sequence genome contains:
- the LOC138055775 gene encoding piggyBac transposable element-derived protein 4-like, producing MASSSRKTIYTTEDVLQESSGDVGVDVDTLGMTEDEEYDLDRQLGFYSDDSSDDDIIGDQSTPRISVVVTNVQSDPVATSTTTSATSAGHLVASVSQMMSPSVATSVQSSVAGPSSISAGPFYSTRAATSAAHRTVPSAALPAVPQIGKGKGRGSKRGKGPAVRAPVAPAAASAAVPFLSYDDPDLGNPPQYPHPKFTPARIPGFHLEGPLLRNSMVKPVEFFQLFFTREIVESIVMHTNTYAYIGIATGEYKSYTRSDGSWLETTSDEIRRLIALLIYFGLVKVVGDVSKYWSTASLYHGLWARAIMPRVRFQALMSFLHIVDPLNEPAGNKLRKVEALVQYFKTRCQLLHQPRQHVAIDERMVKSRHRSGIRQYIKDKPTKWGIKLWVLADSSNAYVQDFNIYIGKQAGREISEHGLGYDVVMTLMHNYLDQGYHLFIDNFYTSVTLAKHLFDRGTLVTGTIIDSRRDFPASLKNGKVWAKGKPKGTMRWERDAPVLALQWVDNKVVSMITTSGNANETTQVSRKRKAGGTWSATVVQQPEVFHMYNQYMNAVDRSDQILATHNVQRKCMTWWKTLFFHLIDMAVVNSFILFKEQQRKFPDNEALRRSASYSLASYREELVRDICNSLPKMFPQ